In Bernardetia litoralis DSM 6794, the genomic window CATTATACTCCAAAACAAATGCTTTTTCTTTTACGACCATCAGCCCAATAAAAATAAAACCACAATAGTCTATATTTTCATTTTGAAGACCTTGCAATGTCGGTTTTACAATGTTTTCTTCTGCATCTTTGATAAATTGTTCTGTTACAAAAGGCACTGGCGAAACTGCTCCCATTCCTCCTGTGTTTAGTCCTGTGTTTCCTTCTCCAATTTGTTTGTAATCTTTTGCTTCAGGAAGTAAAACATAATCTTTTCCATCCGTCAAAACAAAAATAGAAACCTCAATTCCATCCAAAAACTCTTCGATTACAACTTTACTACTTGCTTCTCCAAATTTTTCATCTAGGAGCATTTCATCAAGAGTTTTGTTTGTTTCTTCTTTTGTGTGAGCAATCACAACGCCTTTTCCTGCTGCTAGTCCATCAGCTTTTAAGACTACAGGAAGTGACAACGTTTCGGCATACTCTTTTGCTTTTTGAATAGATTCTTTTGTAAAAGTTTCAGATTTTGCAGTCGGAATATTATTCTTGACCATAAAGTTTTTTGCAAAATCTTTACTTCCTTCTAACTGCGCACCTTGTTTGTTTGCCCCAATTATTTTGATATTCTTGAGTGAATTATCATTTTTGAAATAATCGACAATTCCTTTTACTAAAGGTTCTTCATTTCCAACCAAGACAAGGTCAATGTCGCTATCCATACAAAATTGCCCCAAACGCTCAAAATCAGTAGGTTTTATGGCTACATTTGTACCCACTTGTGCAGTTCCTGCATTTCCAGTAGCGATATAAAGATTGTCACAAAGTGAACTTTGAGCAATTTTCCAAGCAAAAGCGTGTTCTCTTCCTCCTGAACCAATAATTAAGACATTCATAAAAAATGGGTTTTGTAGTGATTTTTAATTTACTAATTATTTTTTTTTGATTAAACAAAATTACAAAAAATCAATGGTAGAAACACTCCAAATTTTAATTATAACTTAATAATAGAATGTATTTCTATTTTTGAAAAGCAGATAAAATCAGTGATGTTATATCATAATTTTTGTGCCTTGCTAATTTTATCTAAATTTACTGTTGTTGAGTTTAGTTTTATGATTAAGAACTATCTATTTAAAA contains:
- the purD gene encoding phosphoribosylamine--glycine ligase, which encodes MNVLIIGSGGREHAFAWKIAQSSLCDNLYIATGNAGTAQVGTNVAIKPTDFERLGQFCMDSDIDLVLVGNEEPLVKGIVDYFKNDNSLKNIKIIGANKQGAQLEGSKDFAKNFMVKNNIPTAKSETFTKESIQKAKEYAETLSLPVVLKADGLAAGKGVVIAHTKEETNKTLDEMLLDEKFGEASSKVVIEEFLDGIEVSIFVLTDGKDYVLLPEAKDYKQIGEGNTGLNTGGMGAVSPVPFVTEQFIKDAEENIVKPTLQGLQNENIDYCGFIFIGLMVVKEKAFVLEYNVRMGDPETEVVLPRIESDFLALLDATAKKELGQHSIKVSKKAATTIMLVSGGYPEAYQTGKLIKGHGNLPENVIAFHAGTKEDDSQTYTNGGRVIALTALADTAPEALAASNHAADLVNFEGKYYRKDIGKDLF